A part of Acidobacteriota bacterium genomic DNA contains:
- a CDS encoding alpha/beta fold hydrolase: MPLIEPSGYRPPVLLRNPHLQTLIGAQLRRVPGVPFARERLELPDGDFLDLDWWRQGADRVAILCHGLEGNSRRVYMRGMARTLARRGWDVLAWNYRGCGGEPNRLLRSYHSGATEDLDAVVRRALQAGYARVALVGFSLGGNLVLKYLGERGRGVEARIAAAAAISAPCDLAASAEAMARPSRRPYMRYFLRTLARKVREKSRRFPGAIDPRALRGVRTFREFDGLYTAPVHGFASAEDYWRRASSLHVLPDLAVPSLLLNARDDPFLAGGCYPSDLARGHSFLHAEFPRHGGHVGFVSFGHGGEFWSESRVAAFLDRPGSAGRSCDLPAAPVLR; encoded by the coding sequence ATGCCGCTGATCGAACCCTCGGGCTACCGCCCGCCCGTCCTGCTGCGGAATCCGCACCTGCAGACGCTGATCGGAGCCCAGCTCCGGCGGGTTCCCGGCGTCCCGTTCGCCCGCGAGCGGCTCGAGCTTCCCGACGGGGATTTCCTCGATCTCGACTGGTGGAGGCAGGGTGCGGACCGCGTCGCGATCCTCTGCCACGGCCTCGAGGGGAACTCCCGGCGGGTCTACATGCGCGGAATGGCCCGAACGCTGGCCCGCCGCGGCTGGGACGTGCTCGCCTGGAACTACCGCGGCTGCGGCGGCGAGCCGAATCGCTTGCTCCGCAGCTATCACAGCGGGGCGACCGAAGACCTCGACGCCGTCGTCCGCCGCGCGTTGCAGGCCGGATACGCCCGGGTGGCGCTCGTCGGCTTCAGCCTCGGCGGCAACCTGGTGCTGAAATACCTCGGCGAGCGGGGACGCGGCGTCGAAGCCCGGATCGCCGCTGCCGCGGCGATCTCCGCGCCGTGCGATCTCGCGGCGAGCGCCGAGGCGATGGCCCGTCCTTCGCGCCGGCCCTACATGCGATACTTCCTGCGGACCCTGGCGCGAAAGGTCCGGGAAAAGTCGCGGCGCTTCCCCGGAGCGATCGATCCGAGGGCTCTTCGAGGCGTGCGGACGTTCCGCGAGTTCGACGGCTTGTACACCGCACCGGTCCACGGCTTCGCGTCGGCGGAGGACTACTGGAGGCGCGCGAGTTCCCTCCACGTCCTTCCCGACCTCGCCGTTCCGTCTCTCCTGCTCAACGCGCGGGACGATCCTTTCCTGGCCGGTGGGTGCTACCCGTCCGATCTGGCGCGCGGGCACTCTTTCCTCCATGCGGAGTTTCCGCGGCACGGCGGCCATGTCGGCTTCGTCAGCTTCGGCCACGGAGGGGAGTTCTGGTCGGAGTCGAGGGTGGCGGCGTTCCTCGACCGGCCCGGATCGGCCGGACGATCCTGCGACCTGCCGGCCGCGCCGGTGCTCCGATGA